In the genome of Persephonella sp. KM09-Lau-8, one region contains:
- the ruvA gene encoding Holliday junction branch migration protein RuvA has protein sequence MIEFIQGNIVEKNKDYIVVEKGGVGFKIYVPYEIEDGKVYTKLVVREDGFFLYGFKNREDRDLFEQLTGITGIGVKHAFSILKRFTGGEVIQIIDEGDVQALMDVPGIGKKTAQRIIFELKGKLQFFENELLEDIVNALLSLGFEKKDAVWAAREALKETKELEIAIKKALQKLSEKG, from the coding sequence ATGATTGAGTTTATTCAGGGAAATATTGTTGAAAAAAATAAAGATTATATTGTTGTGGAAAAAGGGGGAGTTGGATTTAAGATTTATGTGCCATATGAAATTGAGGATGGAAAGGTATATACAAAATTAGTAGTTAGAGAAGATGGATTTTTTCTATATGGGTTCAAAAACAGAGAAGATAGGGATTTGTTTGAACAGCTTACGGGTATAACAGGAATAGGTGTAAAGCATGCTTTTTCTATTTTAAAAAGATTTACCGGTGGAGAGGTTATACAGATTATAGATGAAGGGGATGTTCAGGCTTTAATGGATGTGCCAGGAATAGGCAAAAAAACCGCCCAGAGAATTATTTTTGAGCTTAAAGGAAAATTACAGTTTTTTGAAAATGAGTTATTAGAGGATATTGTAAATGCTCTGTTATCCCTTGGTTTTGAAAAAAAGGATGCAGTATGGGCTGCCAGAGAAGCCCTGAAAGAAACCAAAGAGCTTGAAATTGCAATAAAAAAAGCCCTTCAAAAACTGTCTGAAAAAGGATAG
- a CDS encoding glycosyl transferase: MADFFQNGVITTLQRFNTRSLEELEYELELFAKRRNMVLLLPALYSEFEGPAMPKIVEELKKIRYLYKIVLSLDRASEEEFRKVKKIMSEIPTQVDVIWHDGPRMQELYKLLREAGFTVDIPGKGRSVWMSLGYILSDVNAYAIALHDCDIVNYSRELPARLLYPVVSPALDFEFAKGYYARVTNKLYGRVTRLFYTPLIRALMKILGYKQFLIYLDSFRYALSGEFAFIRSLARGIRISPTWGLEVSMLSEVYNNTSFNRVCQVEVMETYEHKHQKIKKGETSVGLVKMASDIAKTLFRVLAHDGFVFSGGFFRTLLTTYLQEARYAIEKYNALSLINGLEYDRHAEIEAIEAFVEALKLAEDDFRNDPIGVPLMSAWVRVRAALPDISEKLIAAVEADNKDP; this comes from the coding sequence ATGGCAGACTTTTTCCAGAATGGTGTTATAACAACTCTTCAAAGATTTAACACAAGAAGTTTAGAGGAGCTGGAATACGAGCTGGAGCTTTTTGCAAAAAGAAGAAATATGGTATTACTCCTACCTGCTCTATATTCAGAATTTGAAGGTCCAGCAATGCCTAAAATAGTTGAGGAACTTAAAAAAATAAGATATCTATACAAAATAGTTTTATCCCTTGATCGAGCCTCAGAGGAAGAATTTAGAAAAGTTAAAAAAATAATGTCAGAAATTCCTACACAGGTTGATGTTATCTGGCATGATGGCCCCAGAATGCAAGAGCTGTATAAACTCCTCAGAGAAGCAGGATTTACTGTTGATATTCCCGGTAAAGGCAGGTCTGTATGGATGAGCCTTGGATATATTCTTTCTGATGTTAATGCTTATGCAATAGCATTACATGATTGTGATATTGTTAACTATTCCCGTGAACTTCCTGCAAGGTTGCTTTATCCTGTTGTCTCTCCTGCACTGGACTTTGAGTTTGCAAAAGGGTATTACGCACGGGTAACCAATAAACTGTATGGTAGAGTAACAAGACTTTTTTATACCCCTCTTATCAGGGCATTAATGAAAATTCTGGGATACAAGCAATTTCTCATATATCTTGATAGTTTTAGATATGCCCTTTCTGGAGAGTTTGCATTTATCAGAAGTTTGGCAAGGGGAATTAGAATTTCCCCAACATGGGGTTTAGAAGTTTCAATGTTAAGTGAAGTTTATAACAATACATCTTTCAACCGTGTATGTCAGGTTGAGGTAATGGAAACTTATGAACATAAACATCAAAAAATAAAAAAAGGAGAAACATCTGTTGGACTTGTTAAAATGGCGTCTGATATAGCAAAAACACTATTTAGAGTTCTTGCACATGATGGATTTGTTTTTTCAGGAGGATTCTTCAGAACATTACTGACCACTTATCTACAGGAAGCAAGATATGCAATAGAAAAATATAATGCCCTCTCTCTTATAAATGGACTTGAGTATGACAGACATGCAGAAATTGAAGCCATAGAAGCCTTTGTGGAAGCTCTTAAACTGGCAGAAGATGATTTTAGAAATGACCCTATAGGCGTTCCATTGATGTCTGCATGGGTTCGTGTAAGGGCAGCTTTACCTGATATATCAGAAAAGCTTATTGCAGCAGTTGAGGCAGATAATAAAGACCCTTAA
- the cysM gene encoding cysteine synthase B, translated as MWILGEHDEPVRKTRKSILELVGNTPLIKLEKSLPDDIKEKPVEIYAKLEGYNPGGSVKDRPATRMIVEAIQSGKLTKDKIILDATSGNTGIALAMVGTALGYKVELAMPSNVSEERKRIIQAYGAKIHYTDPLQSTDGAILYVRELIEKYPDKYYYIDQYNNDANWRSHFYSTAVEIWNQTNQRITHFIAGIGTGGTIMGTGRRLKIFNPDIQIIGVQPDSPFHGIEGLKYIETSIKPGIFDENRLDRTMFIGTDIAYERARSLARKEGVFVGQSSGAAFEAAIQIAREIDEGVIVFVCPDGGEKYLTTALWEI; from the coding sequence GTGTGGATTTTAGGCGAACATGATGAACCTGTAAGAAAGACCCGTAAATCTATACTGGAGCTTGTTGGAAATACTCCTTTAATAAAATTAGAAAAATCCCTTCCAGATGATATAAAGGAAAAACCTGTTGAGATTTACGCAAAATTAGAAGGATACAATCCAGGTGGTTCTGTTAAAGATAGACCTGCCACCAGAATGATTGTTGAGGCCATTCAGTCTGGCAAATTAACAAAGGATAAAATTATTCTGGATGCTACCTCAGGTAATACAGGTATTGCACTTGCTATGGTTGGAACTGCTCTGGGTTATAAAGTAGAATTGGCAATGCCCTCCAATGTAAGTGAAGAGAGGAAAAGAATTATTCAGGCATACGGAGCCAAAATACATTATACAGACCCTTTACAAAGCACAGACGGAGCGATTTTGTATGTTAGAGAGCTTATAGAAAAATATCCGGATAAATATTATTACATTGACCAGTATAACAATGATGCCAACTGGCGTTCCCATTTTTATTCAACCGCTGTTGAGATATGGAACCAGACCAACCAGAGAATAACCCATTTTATAGCCGGTATTGGAACTGGTGGAACTATAATGGGGACAGGAAGAAGATTAAAAATTTTTAATCCTGATATCCAAATAATAGGAGTTCAGCCAGATAGCCCATTCCACGGAATAGAGGGACTCAAATATATAGAGACATCTATCAAACCTGGAATATTTGATGAAAACAGGCTGGACAGGACAATGTTTATTGGGACTGATATTGCTTATGAAAGGGCAAGAAGTCTTGCCAGAAAAGAAGGGGTATTCGTAGGACAGTCGTCAGGGGCTGCCTTTGAGGCTGCTATCCAGATTGCAAGGGAAATAGACGAAGGAGTTATTGTCTTTGTATGTCCTGACGGCGGTGAAAAATACCTGACAACTGCCCTGTGGGAGATTTAA